ggtgcgtaggaggtatcctaccgccgcgcggaggtcccgcgcgatactgaaatgcgcaccatgtagctgcttcacacaaaaaagcccttcggcaccccgaaaatggaaaaaccgtcgcccgtggttcggattggaaatccgcgaccggggccttgcttcccatcctaaggcccacgcacgtgccaaatatggcctcgttccgacaaactatgtggtgaaacgggccgtttcctactcattttccctaaaagccatagaactccggacgagatagccctgttcgtgaagggttctccaagataattgccgtatcccagttccgtcttttgcagtggttactaggacacataaaatgacgccacgcggctccgctcgattttttggctccgtttgctttgccaactgcgcaaaacggggccgccgggacatgcggtatggccgtaccgggcgcgtgcgtgcacccgtccggcaacgcgcgaaacggaaaacatttagcacataaaatgacgcgtcctagacctaaaaacatttttccctccatttattgagcgaaggaaagtgtcgacccagttcaaatccggacagtttccagcggattcggcggggcaccgcaggaagcgggtgggattcccagatggcttccgcgcgcatatggcatgtgataggtggtgcgtaggaggtatcctaccgccacgcggaggtcccgcgcgatactgaaatgcgcaccatgtagctgcttcacaaaaaaaaagcccttccggcaccccgaaaatggaaaaaccatcgcccgtggttcggattggaaatccgcgaccggggccttgcttcccatcctaaggcccacgcacgtgccaaatatggcctcgttccgacaaactatgtggtgaaacgggccgtttcctactcatttcccctaaaagccatagaactccggacgagatagccctgttcgtgaagggttctccaagataattgccgtatcccagttccgtcttttgcagtggttactaggacacataaaatgacgccacgcggctccgctcgattttttggttccgtttgctttgccaactgcgcaaaacggggccgccgggacatgcggtatggccgtaccgggcgcgcgcgtgcacccgtccggcaacgcgcgaaacggaaaacatttagcacataaaatgacgcgtcctagacctaaaaacatttttccctccatttattgagcgaaggaaagtgtcgccccagttcaaatccggacagtttccagcggattcggcggggcaccgcaggaagcgggtgggattcccagatggcttccgcgcgcatatggcatgtgataggtggtgcgtaggaggtatcctaccgccgcgcggaggtcccgcgcgatactgaaatgcgcaccatgtagctgcttcacaaaaaaaagcccttccggcaccccgaaaatggaaaaaccatcgcccgtggttcggattggaaatccgcgaccggggccttgcttcccatcctaaggcccacgcacgtgccaaatatggcctcgttcagacaaactatgtggtgaaacgggccgtttcctactcatttcccctaaaagccatagaactccggacgagatagccctgttcgtgaagggttctccaagataattgccgtatcccagttccgtcttttgcagtggttactaggacacataaaatgatgccacgcggctccgctcgattttttggctccgtttgctttgccaactgcgcaaaacggggccaacgggacatgcggtatggccgtaccgggcgcgcgcgtgcacccgtccgccaacgcgcgaaacggaaaacatttagcacataaaatgacgcgtcacacttgtacatatatgttaggggcagatgcaagttttccaacaattctgacgctccggtgatctgtatcttgggaaaccctagggcggggaccccgtagatctacccctatagctttctccgtgcgagagtttaccaatgtaattttttacttgttttggtttatttaggacatatgtacatggaaaccataggttgggcatactttaccataaaatatataggctccatttgagccgtggcgagagtttccacatacagatcctggattttaccaagtgttagcccatgtatgcggaaatcgtcaacaacgggtacatccaaggttagccaaaccttacatcacacttgtacacatatgttatgggcatatgcaagttttccagcgattccgacgatccgatagtctgtatcttgaaaaaaccctagggcggggaccccgcagatctacccctatagctttttccgtgcgagggtttaccaatggatttttttattttctttgctttgtttagagcatatgcacatggaaaccataggtttggaataaaataggccacagatgagccgtagcaggagtttccacatacaaatcctggattttaccaagtgtcggcccatgtatgcggaaatcgtcaacgcggggtacatgcaaggttagacaaaccttacatcacacttgtacacatatgttagggacaaatgcaagttttcaagcgattccgacgctccggtgatctgtatcttgggaaaccctagggcggggaccctgcagatctacccctatagctttctccgtgcgagggtttaccaatggatttttttatttgctttgctttgtttaggacatatgcacatggaaaccataggtttagaatgaaataggccccggatgagccgtagcaggagtttccacatacaaatcctggattttaccaagtgtcggcccatgtatgcggaaatcgtcaacgcggggtacatgcaaggttagacaaaccttacatcacacttgtacacatatgttagggacaaatgcaagttttcaagcgattccgacgatCGGGTGATGGTTATCTTgttaaaccctagggcggggaccctgcagatctacccctatagctttctccgtgcgagggtttaccaatggatttttttatttgctttgctttgtttaggacatatgcacatggaaaccataggtttggaatgaaataggccccggatgagccgtagcaggagtttccacatacaaatcctggattttaccaagtgtcggcccatgtatgcggaaatcgtcaacgcggggtacatgcaaggttagacaaaccttacatcacacttgtacacatatgttagggacaaatgcaagttttcaagctaTTCCGACGCTCGGtgatgtatcttgggaaaccctagggcggggacctgtgatctacccctatagctttctccgtgcgagggtttaccaatggatttttttatttgctttgctttgtttaggacatatgcacatggaaaccataggtttggaatgaaataggccccggatgagccgtagctggagtttccacatacaaatcctggattttaccaagtgtcggcccatgtatgcggaaatcatcaacgcggggtacatgcaaggttagacaaaccttacatcacacttgtacacatatgttaggcacaaatgcaagttttcaagcgattccgacgctccggtgatctgtatcttgggaaaccctagggcggggaccctgcagatctacccctatagctttctccgtgcgagggttcaccaatggattttttttatttgctttgctttgtttaggacatatgcacatgcaaaccataggtttggaatgaaataggccccggatgagccgtagcaggagtttccacatacaaatcctggattttaccaagtgtcggcccatgtatgcggaaatcgtcaacgcggggtacatgcaaggttagacaaaccttacatcacacttgtacacatatgttagggacaaatgcaagttttcaagcgattccgacgctccggtgatctgtatcttgggaaaccctaggccggggaccttgcagatctacccctatagcttttttcgtgcgagggttcaccaatggatttttttaatttctttgctttgtttaggacatatgcacatggaaaccataggtttggaatgaaatatgccccggatgagccgtagcaggagtttccagcgattcagacgctccggtggtttgtatctagggaaaccctagggggcggggaccctgcaaatctacccctagggttagggttagggttagagttagggttagcaatggacttttttcctttgttttaggacatatgtacatcgatagcagatgttgggcctactggatcccgtcgacccgtctacgaagagcgtcactcgtgggatctacataagccatctaccatttttttctttaaaaaagtaactatttttacataattcatactagtacataaataaaacaaacataatataaagttaatgaccaaaaagaaaaaaagaaaaaaaaatgtatgccgagggtggccgtcggcataggtgggtgatgccctatgccgagggtggccctcggcgcctCGCTGACGCCGTGACCGGGCCGTCACGGCCGGAGCGGGACCGGAGCAGATGCCTTTAGTACGCCGACGGCCTTtagtacgccgagggtggccgtcggcgtatccgTCTCTACGCCGAGGGTATGTCTACGCCGAGGGGCTCTTTGGGCCGCTGCCCTGGACcggacgtacgccgacggccccgacatttggccgtcggcgtacgccacggccgtcggcgcatcgcgccattcctgtagtgaacaGAAATACAACCAAAGTCCAACACATCACACTGATTGAAATCTCCTAGCTGCTGCACGCTTCAGTCTCCGTACACCATATCTGTCCTGTTCGTAGGAACATCGGACCAAGCAACAGTCACGTTTACCTTAGCTTGACCAACAAAACAATGCTTCTTGAACACCTGGCAATTACGGGCCTTGAAATGGATGCACCTTTCTTCAGCGACAGCACCAGATTGATTGTAGGCTTGTATGACAACGGCCAACTCTCCATCAATTTCAACAGAAACAACTTGGCTCCTCAGATGTACATACCCAAAATAACCTTGCGGAAATTCCCTACCTTTCGACTCAACCAGCACAATCTTCTGGTCGCCATCAATAACAGTCGTCCTTGGTAGTGGGGTGCAAGCAACACAGCCGCCATATGCAAAATTTGAAGGTCGCCCTAACTTATGCTTATTGACAATCTGGACACACATGATAGTAGCCTGGACCGCCTCTGTAACTGTCCGCAAGCACATCTCTAGCGTACACATGACGTTGCTGAAGCACAGGGCTGCATTGCTTCCTCCGTTATAAGAGCGCACACAAGTTATCAACCGTTTATCTTGAGAGACTGATGCCGTCGTTTTCACTAACAGATGGACCTCAAAGTAGACCATGCCCTCAGACATGATCGCACGGGACGGACCAGTCAAGAGCAGAAAAGGATCCTGCAGCAAGCAAGAAATCGCCATTAACATTAAATCAATCAAGAGCTAAAAGAGAAGATCGATTTTATGCAAGATACTACGTACATCCTCTGTCAGTTTTTGGGCCTGGGTCCAACGGCACGAGAAGAGGATGTTTCTTCTGGAATCCAAGATGTCTCGGACGGAAACCATGCCGTACACATACAATGGCAACTTAAAATCACCAGCATTGCCTTCTGTGAATTTCAGTTTCATGGAGAATACCTGCAAGGTTGTAGCATAGCTGAGCTGGACCATTTGGGGCATGCGGTGTGCATACTGCATTGAACTCAGAGTGGCTGCACAAAACCCAAGCAAGAAAATTAACAAGCAATAAATCCGTACGcgtaagcagcagcagcaagttctgaggaaataaataaataaaaccacCAAGTAAGAGGAAGGGTCACGTACTTCTGTGGTCGAAGTGATCACAGTCGTCACCGCAACAATGAGATTCCCAGCTTTTACGGTAAGAAATGTAAGCCTCAATCTCGTCGTCATGATCACCTTGGATGGTCGTTGAATTGGGATCTGCTGCAGGTTCGGTCTTCCTGTTCGAATCCTCCTCTAGACCCTTGGTAGGCAACTTCTGTAGCAACTCCTTTGTCCTCGCCATCTTCTCTTGTACATCCTTTAGCACCGCACTCCTCTCTTGTTTCTCGGCTTCATCATGTATGAAAGAATAGCCAACGAGATTTCGGTGCTGCAACATCTCCTCCTCATCATGGGTATAACTGAGACCGGTCACATCTTGGTTCATGGCCGTTTTGCCGCTGCCCACAGTCACAGATTCTTCAGCTTTCCCAGCTTCTGTTATTGATTCTTCAGATATCCCAGCGTCAGTCACAGGAGGTTGAGCtttcccagcttctgcatccttgGCCTCCACCTTGGGCTTCGTCCTGGCTTTCTCTTTACAACTGGTCTCTTGCTGACGTCTTGCAGTATTCTTGCGTTTGAGTCGGTCCAGAGTCACAGATTCTGCAGCTTTCCCAGATTCTTGAGGTTCCTCAGCGTCAGTCGCAGGAGGAGGTTGAGCTTTCTTCCCAGCTTCTTCTTCTGCATCCTTCGCCTCCACCTTGGGCGTCGTCCTGGCTTTCTCTTTAGAATTGGTCTCTCGCTGACGTCTTGAGGTATTCGTGTCTTCGTTGGGCATAAGTCTGAGTCGATTCTCATAGCTGGCCTCGCTCTCTTCTGGTCGCTTCTGCCATTCGTACTGCATCTCAGATATATTTCCCGACTCCTCCTTGGCTTCCTTCCGCACGGACTGGCCATCCGCTGAATCCATCCCTGCTGGTAGTAGGGCAGCCTCCTTACTTGCAAAATTTTCATTGCCGCGCCGCTGCCGCACCATCTTCCCTCTCTCCTCCGCATGCCTCGGCACCTCAGACCTCATCTCCGCCATCTCAGATCTCTTTCccgcctcctcctcggcttccttctGCGTCCAAGACGTAGGGTATGCCACCGTCCTCTGGgtaagctcgccgccgccgctctgCTTTCTTTCCCCTTTGGCTTCCTTCTGCACGGACTGGCCATCCGCTGAATCCATCCCTGCTGGTAGTAGGGCAGCCTCCTTACTTGCAAAATTTTCATTGCCGCGCCGCTGCCGCACCATCTTCCCTCTCTCCTCCGCATGGCTCGGCACCTCAGACCTCATCTCCGCCATCTCAGATCTCTTTCccgcctcctcctcggcttccttccGCGTCCAAGACGTAGGGTATGTCACCGTCCTCTGGgtaagctcgccgccgccgccgctctgcTTTCTTTCCCCTTTCACTTCCTTCCAGACGGACAGGCCATCCGCTGAATCTATCCCTGCTGGTAGTAGGGCAGCCTGCCTACTTGTAAAGAACTGCCGCATCTGCATCTTCCGTCGGTCCTCCGCATGCCTCGGCACCTCAGACCTCATCCCCGCCATCTCAGATCTCTTACCAGCCTCCTCCTCGGCTTCTTTCCGCTTCCAAGACTCGCCACCCGCTGAATCCAGAGTAGGGTATGTCACCCTCCTCTGGGTAAGCTCGCCGCCGTCGCCCCTCTGCTTTCTTTCTTGTGGGGATGGGGAAGGAAGGAAAACCTAGGTAGGTCGATTAGGGTTGGCTGCCGCCCCCTCTTGGTATcgtatctctactacttaaaaaacaCGAACTTGTTCCGTCGTCAGACAGTCCGTTGTTCGCTTCGtcgatcgattgccccgcttcgtATCGCCTCCTTATGGGCCTGGCCCAATTTCATGTACTACCAGCGAGGGAACACAAGAAGTGGCGTCTAGGTTTTCCCCGAATTCCTTCGATCGATCTCCGACGGCAGGCGCCGCCTATACCACCTCCGGCGGGAGGAACGAAACTTCCGTCATGCGGTTCCTCTTCACGCTGTACCGGAAGTTCAGGGGGGTTGCAGCTGGCGGAAGTATAATGCAGCATCACCTGATCGACGTCTCCACGGTCCGTCCAGCTCCTCCTCGCGCGCCGTTTCTTCGAAGGCTTTTCCTTGGCATCTACACCATGCGGTGGCCGGCGGGAAGGAAGGCGCCACCCTCGTCGTCCTCGACCATACGGTCTAATCTGCGCCCACATTCGTCTTTCACGGCCAAGCCTCATGTCCCCTCCAACCACGCGCTAACAGACATGCCCAAGCAGAGGCCGGATGAAGCAGTGGAGAAACTGCATCCAGCCTTGGAGGACCCTTTTTGTTCATGTTCGTGGTAGGTTTTCATGTACTCCATAGCTTCCGATTTGCTTCTGTGATTTCTTTTTTATCTGAATCATGTACGGAGTATGAAATTTTTGGTTGGTTTTTTTGTGAGGGTATGAATTAGAGCCCATGTACGAAGAAGGGCCATGCATAGCGGCCGACGGAGGCACAAGTGGTGGCCGCCGGGTGTGGAGTCAGCCGATGCGTCCGACATTTGCATTGTGTGCTGTCTACGGATCCTTGTGTAAGAAGAAGGGGAGGGAATCCAGTGCTCCATTGCTGTTGCTATCTCACTGCCGATCCGTTCTGAGCAAGGGAAGATGCATTCCACCAACCTGCTCCTCAAGGAGACATCCAAGTGATCTCCATCCTCGACCCATCCAAGCATGTAAGTGCTACTGTCCTTCTTCTTTGTCTCCCTTTCATTCAGATTTGGGACACTTTACACTAATAATGGATCTGATGCTAGCTAGGTGAATTGTGTTTTGAGGCGATGTTCCATATAATAATTAGATTTTTTCTTGTGCCCATGCATGCTAAAGAATGCCATATTTTTCTTTAAAAAACGGAAAGATGTGCTTCATTGGTAATTTATCACATAGTAAGAAAGACAATGTAGAAAATCTGCAGTATTTTCTTCAAAAATGGAGAGATGTGCTTTTGTCTTGTGAAACTTGCAGCGTACATGCTAGCCTGTTAGATTGATGTAGCTAGCACTCACGCACATACAAGCTAGCTATTTTGGTAGATTGTCTACATGTATAGAGCTAGCACTCAGGCACATCATCTACAAGCACCTTACTAGATTAGCTATATCGATGCAGTGAATATATCCGAACTGGTAAGTTAAGTTTTTGTAGCTCTTTGATTTTTTTGTACAGTGCAGGTTTCATGGTTCAGAGCCTATACCTCTCCTCCACACGCACCCCAACTCGCCACCAGTGGCGCGAGAAACCTGACGGGGTCATGTATCACCCGATACCATCATTCCCCTTTTCCTCATTCTCTTCCCAATGTTGATTTTCCATTGTTTTGAATTAGTATAACTGGGACAACCTGTGAGCAGCTGAGTCTGGGACAAAATTGATTTATACATAGATTTTGGACACACAATTTTGTCAATTGCAAAAGTGTAAGAGCCCTTTGTTGCATGACATAGAATTTTGCCTATTGATCTTGCTCAGTTTTATAGAGTTAGAGACACCAATTTGGGAGAAGAAATGAGTATTGTGGTTTATTTATTTGGACATGGAGCGTATTCGCTCAACGTTGATTTGTTTGTTGTTTCATGCATGTAGCTTACTTCTACTTTGTGCTAGGAATAGTTTGTATCAGCCATAACTACTTAAGTTGATATATTCTAGAAAACTAAAAGTTCTACTTCAATCTATATTTTTGTTTGGCCCGAGATCTGAATCGTGTTTGCCCTTTCACTAGGCTATTTGATATTTTGGTGTAATCACTAAAGTGGACTGCTCACTAGATGAGAATCAAGGATTTTATCTTCTGAAATTACTGATTCAGTAGCTACGAACTAAAGATTACTTGCATTCTTCTAAATAGGGGTGACATAAAATTTTACCTTGATATATATGGTCCTTTCACATGCTTGTTTACTTTTCTATAGTGTTGCTGATTTTTTGCTCCATCATATTTATCCATCATCTTCATGTTCAAACCATAGGTCCAGCATCTTCAATACCAATGATGGAATCAGGGTGGTCCTAAGTTTTATTATTTCTTTGCATGATGTGTGTACTATTTATTAATTTGGTTAGTAGCAGGAGTTGGTAGGATTATAGGAGTAGCACATAAATGCaactattttactttctagggtGACAATAGAAAAAAAATGAGGTGTGGCACTCATATGCGAGCAGGCAAAGAATGCATGAGGTTGATGTTTCTGTTAATATACTCACATGATGTTGAACCAGCAGTTTCTTAAACATCTATCACCTCTTACCAGGGAGTAAACAACACCATATATCTCCTTTACTGTGCAATTATGAAATTGATAGTTCAGGTTTTAGGGAAATTTCATTCAAATGTTCAGTTTTTCTGTGCTATAAATTTATTAAGCATTTCTTCTTCTATACACACAAATCCTGTAAGTAAGTACTCCACCGTCCGATTTTTTTAGCAATCAGTTTGGCTGAGTTCTATATTTATGGGAGAAAAGTCTTTTGCCGCTAAGGACCTGATGGAGTCGGACAAGAACTTGGCATGGGGGGAGGAGGGCTGATGATGTCCTACTCTGCTTCAAGCAGCAGATGCCCTCTCCTAGACCAAGCTGGACGCAAGCAATGAAGTTGAGCAAAACTTTGTTGTTTTAAATACATTTCTATTTTCGGTTCTTTTGAATCAAATACACATGGCTAATAACTTTCTTTACAGGCATGCTCACAATGGTAGGAAGATTTAGGTGATTGGTGAATGTTGATTGAAAAGCTTTGCTTCTTTTTCCTGCAGAAGATGCAATGAGAGCTAAGGAACATGATCATAGCATCAAACTACTACAAAGGGGCTGCTGTTGGGAACTATGGATCTGAACATGTATAGGCACAGGAGGGCATGGCTTTGTCATTGGAGATACATGAGAACCTAGCTGCTGAAGGTCACAAGGTCAATTCACAAATTATGATCATTGGAATATAGTTTTTTAAATCGATGATTGATTTCTATAGTATTAATATTGTGATCATTATTTCTGCTACTATTTGTGCTAACTCAAtattattaattattatgtaGATAAATAACATAGAGCGATCCTGCATTGGTGTTCTGTGCATAAATTTATTTTTAGTTCACACTATTTGGGTGTGGGTTAAGAATAGATTACAAATAATAGAGTACGTCTGTATTCTGAGGGTCTTTGTAGTTCACAACACGGTAACTTGGTTTTTGTGACATTAGAGGGTAATTTTATTGTCCAATTGTTTCTTTTTTGATTTTCCAAGTCTACTTCTTTCGACCTGGACCGTTTTTGTGTTGGGTGAAAACTGAACACTATTTCTGGAGTTAATCCATTTTGTCTTTGGATTGTGCTTGATTTCTTACTCCTGGGAGAAGTTAAAATGAGACGCCATGCTTGATAGATAAACTAAACTAAGTCACCCCAGTGATGTTTACATTGACATCGTGTCCCCGATATCCATGTCGAGGATCTCATTACATTCAGGTGTGAACTATAGGGTTCTTATAGGGAGAAGCAAGTACCCACTGCTAATTTGCATGATGTGGAAGCAGTTTTATTACGGATATCATTGATGTGATCATCTGAATTTGTTGAGTTCATGAGTTAAAGGCTGCTTTATCAAAAATTATTTTGCAACATGATTGAAGCGAGTTATCCTTATACTAGCTAGGTAAACTAGGCAGAACTTCGAACATCAGTTCAGTCTATACCTTGGCTTATAGTGGAAGATTAGTTGACGTGTTAAGCTGCTTGTTACACCAGTCACTTGGGGATTCTTCTTTGGTGTTTGTCCTTGCCTTAAGAAAATACATATGATCCAGAATAAGGTAGTTTTCAGCTATCTGGGGTTACAAGTCCGCAATCGTTCTTCTTTCCTTTATTGACCGTTCCACTGATTAATTTCTATTGCTGCTCGATGTTTTTTGTGCAAGTTGCGCGTATCTGAATTTCATGCAAAGTTGTTGCATAGATTACTTGCTCTTTATGATGTTGTGatttttgttactctgctgcaagAAGGTATCATTGCGTCAATTTCATTGGAAATATTAGCATCTTCAAATGAAA
This Lolium perenne isolate Kyuss_39 chromosome 1, Kyuss_2.0, whole genome shotgun sequence DNA region includes the following protein-coding sequences:
- the LOC127320298 gene encoding uncharacterized protein, with translation MAGMRSEVPRHAEDRRKMQMRQFFTSRQAALLPAGIDSADGLSVWKEVKGERKQSGGGGELTQRTVTYPTSWTRKEAEEEAGKRSEMAEMRSEVPSHAEERGKMVRQRRGNENFASKEAALLPAGMDSADGQSVQKEAKGERKQSGGGELTQRTVAYPTSWTQKEAEEEAGKRSEMAEMRSEVPRHAEERGKMVRQRRGNENFASKEAALLPAGMDSADGQSVRKEAKEESGNISEMQYEWQKRPEESEASYENRLRLMPNEDTNTSRRQRETNSKEKARTTPKVEAKDAEEEAGKKAQPPPATDAEEPQESGKAAESVTLDRLKRKNTARRQQETSCKEKARTKPKVEAKDAEAGKAQPPVTDAGISEESITEAGKAEESVTVGSGKTAMNQDVTGLSYTHDEEEMLQHRNLVGYSFIHDEAEKQERSAVLKDVQEKMARTKELLQKLPTKGLEEDSNRKTEPAADPNSTTIQGDHDDEIEAYISYRKSWESHCCGDDCDHFDHRTTLSSMQYAHRMPQMVQLSYATTLQVFSMKLKFTEGNAGDFKLPLYVYGMVSVRDILDSRRNILFSCRWTQAQKLTEDDPFLLLTGPSRAIMSEGMVYFEVHLLVKTTASVSQDKRLITCVRSYNGGSNAALCFSNVMCTLEMCLRTVTEAVQATIMCVQIVNKHKLGRPSNFAYGGCVACTPLPRTTVIDGDQKIVLVESKGREFPQGYFGYVHLRSQVVSVEIDGELAVVIQAYNQSGAVAEERCIHFKARNCQVFKKHCFVGQAKVNVTVAWSDVPTNRTDMVYGD